Within Ascochyta rabiei chromosome 4, complete sequence, the genomic segment AGCAGGACGCCGATGGGGGTGGTCGATCTAGCTATACATGAACTATACCGGGTCTTCCTCCCTCGATCCACTCCGCTCAACCCTAATAGTTCCTGCATACACTTCTCCTTTAGGCACACCATGTCCGGCAGCAACAGGATTCAGACACACTTGGTTTACGGTACCTGGATGTTTGTTACATGGACTGGTCGTGTCACGCACACGAGGGAGCGATGAGCAGCGGATGACTTCACGACTACAGCGATGGATAGTAAAAGTTTGGTATATAGAGCGAAACGAAAGAAATGAACAGCGAGTTTACACATGAATTGAGCTGCATGCGTCTGGGAACGTGTGATTCGATGTGTTGTCAAAGAATTCAACTTAGTTTTGCATGGTACCCAGGAACCAACAGAGGTTTCGTATATACCAGCTCGCTACAAGTTGGCCACAGGCactcttctttctattaCTTGCTTGTTTGTACGAGGTAATGAAAGCGACGTGCCTTACAGGCTAGTGCGGGGTAGCATGCTTGGTGGGGGTCAGATCAGATCTGGACGGGCAGAACTTCGGCTCAAACAAATTTCGAGAAGTTGCGACAAACAGCCAAACACAGCACCAAACTTACTATAACaaagcttcttctttttttctcACACATCATCCAGGCTCATAgagttttttttttcttttcgaTCGCAAGCCTCACATCGCATCTATCGTCTCGGAGTAACGCACACCATGGCGCGCAAGAACCCCAACATCATCATCACTGGCACACCCGGTGTAGGCAAGACAACACACACAGAGCAGCTGGCAAGGGCAACAGGACTCAAGCATGTTTCCGTCAACCAGATTGTCAAAGACGAAGGGTTCCATGAGGGCAAGGATGAGGAGACGGGGAGCTGGATTGTCGACGAGGACAAGGTACGTCCTTTTCCACACTTGTGTTCGTATGGGGACGTGATACTCGCGATGCCGCGCCGTGAGAAGCATGCTGCTGACAAgtttttttcttttccccCCACAGCTCCTAGACTACCTCGAAGAACGCAACATATCGGAAGAAGGCGGTAACATCCTCGACTGGCACGCCTGCGATCTTTTCCCCGAGCGCTGGATTGATCTCGTCATTGTCCTGCGCTGCGACTCTACCGTGCTCTACGATCGCCTCACCGCCAGAGGGTATAAGGACAAGAAGCTCGATGAGAACATGGATAGCGAGATCATGCAGGTTCTGCTTGATGAGGCGCGGGAGGCGTACAAGGAGGAGATTGTCGTTGAGCTGCGGAGCGATAGTGCGGATGATGTGGACGGGAATCTGGAGAGGATTGAGCAGTGGATTGAAAACTGGAAGAAGGATCGCAAGGACGAGGAGTAAGGGACAGCACACCGACGAATGAGAAGAAACGCGGCTCTGAACTGCTTTTATGGTAAGTCTACTTTGGTGTTTTGTTCCTTCTACGCGTCGGTTCTGGCGGCCAGCCACTCCTTCAGCTTGTCCAGCGCCTTGCCACGATGGCTGATCTTGTTCTTTTGTGCCTTCTCCATCTCCGCGTACGTCGTGCCTTCGTACTCGAAGCACGAGTCCCAGCCTATCCTTTAATTAGCACTCCACTCCAACTCACTACGCTCTACTCAGAGTCCGATTTGCTTACCAAAGACAGTAGGCCCCCGACTCGGCACCAGCTTGCCATCCGTCCGTCCCTGAAACGTAATGGGCTCGTGGCCAGGTCCCTCGCAGTACCCGAATGTGCACACGGCCTGTGCAGACTTGTCATCGAAGCCCGCAAGCATCTTGTGCAGCTCGAGGGGTCCGAGGGAGAGCATGAACCATTTGCTGGTTTGTTGCATTAGCACACGAGACGAATGGGGTTAGTCATGATGATGACGGGGGGAAGTGGTACATGTAGGGTCCTGGAAGGTCGTTCATGGCTTTGAAGCAGAGACATGTGTCTTCGACCAAAACGGGTCCACCAACCTTGCGTTCGACGTTAGTAAGATATTCAACTGAACCAATTGGACTGGATGCCAATAACT encodes:
- a CDS encoding Adenylate kinase, with the protein product MARKNPNIIITGTPGVGKTTHTEQLARATGLKHVSVNQIVKDEGFHEGKDEETGSWIVDEDKLLDYLEERNISEEGGNILDWHACDLFPERWIDLVIVLRCDSTVLYDRLTARGYKDKKLDENMDSEIMQVLLDEAREAYKEEIVVELRSDSADDVDGNLERIEQWIENWKKDRKDEE
- a CDS encoding nucleoside triphosphate pyrophosphohydrolase ham1 translates to MSSTTTVPKHLNFITGNKNKLAEVQAILDGVIELRNQNVDLVEIQGTVEEVTLDKARRAAEAVGGPVLVEDTCLCFKAMNDLPGPYIKWFMLSLGPLELHKMLAGFDDKSAQAVCTFGYCEGPGHEPITFQGRTDGKLVPSRGPTVFGWDSCFEYEGTTYAEMEKAQKNKISHRGKALDKLKEWLAARTDA